A region of Triplophysa rosa linkage group LG16, Trosa_1v2, whole genome shotgun sequence DNA encodes the following proteins:
- the LOC130566525 gene encoding zinc fingers and homeoboxes protein 2, with amino-acid sequence MSSRRKSFIPCMVRETVDLAAETFKDDDDEQSSFCVLQRHNSGEREDCPPSEGPFHILYRCTVCSFSATSSETLSYHNTTQHPDRRFKQIKLNESVLQEPEGAGDDPPRVPASSSVAEDTGNISETQAQVDSHLESLMLKDDIRAVSVNGTIIIPEPMCHVTPLLRRPPNLSTTPTLAVPLYTNKYNPDLDGNSMLMASFNRFPYPTHAELSWLTADSKHPEEQIRVWFTTQRLKQGITWSPEEVEEARKTLFNGCVWPPQHTSPSPHKLSRSDSHVTGTAGSRTLKRSLQTPLLMSDIKRTVCESLFTMPAPVFPERKRSSSASFLASHFKIPAVASREKAPMVPSKEKVRVERPAAVPNQRLPLIASTNLKRSAVLQQMNSYKNKRNDVSLPSHVSRPTIIQSPRFPDAAFESLRPSPTFTCSSSRSDVRERSVPAHFPLLERVKGKSSGQMKLLEESFQRNSFPSFNEVDHLTSTSGLSGEEIESWFLERRALRDDLEQALLNSMGCRKDSESTSLLKNVCVQTPWPVVLHKGFAHTDVARRFRAPSSGFLEQEMFGEQNGCSRGKLLAEENVKANSPEMEEDRFHRMPSQRWPDVNAGEGPLGGGDGCLWRCNAVAIDTDSR; translated from the coding sequence ATGTCAAGTCGAAGGAAGTCATTCATCCCCTGCATGGTCCGTGAAACGGTGGATCTTGCAGCCGAGACATttaaagatgatgatgatgagcagAGTTCCTTCTGCGTGCTGCAGCGACACAACTCCGGAGAGCGTGAGGACTGCCCTCCGTCTGAAGGACCTTTCCACATCCTCTACCGGTGCACCGTCTGCAGTTTCAGTGCCACCAGCTCTGAAACCCTCTCATatcataacacaacacaacacccaGACAGGAGGTTCAAGCAGATCAAACTGAATGAATCTGTTCTTCAGGAACCCGAGGGTGCAGGAGATGACCCGCCACGTGTTCCAGCAAGCAGTTCAGTAGCCGAAGACACCGGTAACATTTCAGAAACACAAGCACAGGTGGACAGTCATCTAGAGAGTCTGATGTTGAAGGATGACATCAGAGCAGTGAGTGTAAACGGTACAATCATCATTCCAGAACCCATGTGTCACGTCACACCTCTGTTACGGCGACCTCCCAACCTCAGCACAACTCCAACACTTGCGGTTCCTCTTTACACCAACAAGTACAATCCAGATCTGGACGGCAACTCGATGCTCATGGCATCTTTTAACAGATTCCCATACCCAACCCACGCAGAGCTCTCGTGGCTCACAGCTGACTCAAAGCACCCTGAAGAACAGATCAGAGTCTGGTTCACCACGCAGCGTCTGAAACAGGGCATCACCTGGTCACCTGAAGAGGTGGAAGAAGCCCGTAAGACGCTGTTCAATGGCTGTGTGTGGCCTCCTCAGCACACCTCGCCCTCACCACACAAACTCAGTCGGTCTGATAGTCATGTGACTGGAACAGCAGGCAGTCGGACACTTAAACGTTCTTTGCAAACACCTCTGTTGATGTCAGACATCAAACGGACCGTGTGTGAGAGCTTGTTTACGATGCCAGCTCCAGTGTTCCCAGAGAGAAAAAGATCCAGCTCCGCTTCTTTTCTTGCGTCACATTTTAAGATTCCTGCTGTTGCATCTCGGGAGAAAGCACCGATGGTTCCATCTAAAGAGAAGGTACGTGTGGAACGTCCAGCAGCGGTGCCCAACCAAAGACTTCCTTTGATAGCGTCCACCAATCTAAAAAGATCTGCTGTTCTTCAGCAAATGAACTCGTACAAAAACAAGCGCAATGATGTGAGTTTACCTTCCCATGTCAGCAGACCAACAATCATCCAATCTCCACGCTTCCCAGACGCTGCTTTTGAGTCATTGAGACCGTCACCAACGTTCACGTGCTCCAGCAGTCGGAGTGACGTGAGGGAGCGTTCCGTCCCCGCTCACTTTCCTCTGTTAGAGAGAGTGAAGGGCAAGAGTTCTGGACAAATGAAACTGTTAGAGGAGAGTTTTCAGAGGAACAGTTTCCCATCCTTCAATGAAGTGGACCACCTCACGAGCACCAGCGGATTGTCCGGAGAGGAAATCGAAAGCTGGTTCCTGGAGCGACGAGCGCTTCGTGATGACCTAGAGCAAGCCCTGCTGAACTCCATGGGCTGTAGAAAAGACAGCGAGTCCACGAGTCTGCTCAAAAATGTCTGCGTCCAAACGCCATGGCCTGTTGTGCTGCACAAAGGGTTTGCTCACACAGACGTCGCCCGTCGGTTCAGGGCTCCGTCCAGTGGATTTCTGGAGCAGGAGATGTTTGGAGAGCAGAACGGATGCTCCAGGGGAAAACTGCTCGCCGAGGAGAACGTCAAAGCCAACAGCCCAGAGATGGAAGAAGACCGCTTCCACCGAATGCCAAGTCAACGCTGGCCAGACGTGAACGCTGGTGAAGGACCGCTCGGCGGGGGGGACGGGTGTCTGTGGAGGTGTAATGCTGTAGCGATTGACACGGATTCAAGATGA
- the dnajc8 gene encoding dnaJ homolog subfamily C member 8, whose amino-acid sequence MAATDGGASGGSGEDAFQTYYSEVKQIEKRDSVLTSKQQIDRLLRPGASYFNLNPFEVLQIDPEATDEELKKRFRQLSILVHPDKNQDDPNRAQLAFEAVDKAYKMLLESEQKKKALDVIHAGKEYVEHMMVQKKKQLKKDGKPSVVEEDDPELFRQAVYKQTMKLFAELEIKRKEREAKDMHERKRQREEEIETQERAKREREWQKNFEETRDGRVDSWRHFQAKGKTKKEKKNRTFLKPPKVKMEQRE is encoded by the exons GTCAAACAGATCGAGAAGAGAGATTCGGTTTTAACCTCCAAACAGCAGATCGACAGGTTACTGAGACCTGGAGCTTCATACTTTAATCTGAACCCGTTTGAA GTGCTTCAGATCGACCCTGAAGCCACAGATGAGGAGCTAAAGAAACGATTTCGACAG TTGTCAATCCTCGTCCATCCAGATAAGAATCAGGATGATCCCAACCGGGCGCAGCTGGCGTTTGAAG CGGTTGATAAGGCCTATAAGATGCTGCTGGAATCCGAGCAGAAGAAGAAAGCTTTAGATGTGATTCACGCAGGGAAGGAGTATGTGGAGCACATG ATGGTCCAAAAGAAGAAGCAGTTGAAGAAGGACGGGAAACCCTCAGTTGTGGAGGAGGACGACCCTGAGCTG ttCAGGCAGGCGGTTTATAAACAGACCATGAAACTTTTTGCTGAGCTGGAGATCAAGAGAAAAGAGCGAGAAGCAAAGGATATGCATGAAAG AAAGAggcagagagaggaggagattGAGACGCAGGAGCGagcgaagagagagagagagtggcagAAAAACTTTGAG GAGACCCGTGATGGACGTGTGGACAGCTGGAGACATTTCCAGGCCAAAGGAAAAACTAAGAAAGAGAAGAAGAACCGAACCTTCCTGAAGCCGCCTAAAGTCAAAATGGAGCAGCGAGAATAA